The following proteins come from a genomic window of Coregonus clupeaformis isolate EN_2021a chromosome 2, ASM2061545v1, whole genome shotgun sequence:
- the LOC121532189 gene encoding zinc finger protein ZIC 4-like, whose protein sequence is MTSLSRFSGCPLSCVNPGESNTEPSVVLPPLAGEHMGHPTGSSLKLCPSHNLRDYPETRSSAYVDHSVPHFADSGYSSHRLEHSPRGIIIGANLSGAGMPPVTDQLASRSNQHGGIGRYRDLPSYRDSRSHAFFTAYHEQAHGSSDATRDLSGQVMLGLPGDLLTRTHPYGQSINGPRGNSQQLVSQFLGLYKPLNMAIQRGGGDAFLRCSRQNLKHELVCKWSDSQEGSGKQPCARTFGTMYELVTHVTVEHVGGPEHSEYVCYWENCPRDRKPFKAKYKLVNHVRVHTGEKPFPCPFHGCEKVFARSENLKIHKRTHTGEKPFKCEFEGCNRRFANSSDRKKHSHVHSSDKPYMCKVRGCEKCYTHPSSLRKHMKLHCKVYSAKSSDGREGDGEHLAEARSPDVTDQAETALSTTVTHPQPPTSQESLSPELQNESTLRSRFHHTFDNSLDYSSHRSQGLLDPLLIQRSGYRPEPTQYPCSQAGHSFAQSSRTFSTASPFQKSIVNGWYTCHSGVDAFSPKQCNNNISSI, encoded by the exons ATGACAAGCCTGTCGAGGTTTAGTGGCTGCCCTCTTTCTTGCGTCAACCCCGGGGAGAGCAATACTGAACCCAGCGTGGTGCTGCCACCTTTGGCAGGGGAGCACATGGGGCACCCCACTGGCAGTTCCTTAAAACTCTGCCCCTCGCACAATTTGCGAGACTACCCCGAGACGAGGTCCAGTGCATATGTTGACCATTCGGTTCCCCATTTTGCAGACTCTGGATACTCCAGCCACCGGTTAGAGCACAGCCCTAGGGGTATTATCATTGGAGCCAATCTTTCTGGAGCCGGAATGCCACCCGTCACTGATCAACTGGCATCAAGAAGTAACCAACATGGCGGGATTGGAAGGTATCGTGACCTGCCTAGCTATAGAGATAGCAGAAGCCATGCTTTTTTCACCGCATATCACGAGCAGGCCCATGGTTCCTCCGACGCAACCCGAGATCTCTCCGGTCAAGTGATGTTGGGTCTACCTGGGGACCTCCTCACCCGGACGCACCCTTATGGCCAGAGCATCAACGGCCCCAGGGGAAATAGCCAACAACTTGTTTCTCAGTTCCTGGGTCTCTACAAACCGCTGAACATGGCAATTCAGCGTGGAGGGGGTGACGCTTTCCTCAGGTGCTCCAGACAGAATCTGAAGCACGAACTGGTGTGTAAGTGGAGTGACAGCCAAGAGGGGTCGGGGAAGCAGCCATGCGCCAGAACTTTCGGGACTATGTATGAACTTGTCACCCATGTGACAGTGGAACATGTCGGAGGACCAGAGCACTCTGAATACGTGTGTTACTGGGAGAATTGTCCGAGGGACAGAAAGCCTTTCAAAGCCAAATACAAGTTGGTGAACCACGTCAGAGTCCACACAGGGGAAAAGCCATTTCCCTGCCCTTTCCACGGCTGTGAAAAAGTTTTTGCAAGATCAGAGAACCTCAAGATTCacaagaggacacacacag GTGAAAAACCTTTTAAATGTGAGTTCGAGGGCTGCAATCGGAGGTTTGCTAACAGCAGCGACAGAAAGAAGCATTCTCACGTGCACTCCAGTGATAAACCCTACATGTGCAAGGTCAGAGGGTGTGAGAAGTGTTACACCCACCCAAGTTCCCTCCGGAAGCACATGAAGCTCCACTGCAAGGTCTACAGCGCGAAAAGCAGCGATGGGCGCGAGGGGGACGGGGAACACCTTGCAGAGGCCAGGTCACCTGACGTAACGGATCAAGCCGAAACGGCCTTGTCCACCACCGTGACGCACCCTCAGCCGCCCACCTCCCAAGAGTCCTTATCCCCTGAGCTTCAAAACGAGTCGACTCTGAGGTCACGTTTCCATCACACATTCGACAATAGTTTGGACTACTCCTCACATAGGTCGCAGGGCCTCTTGGATCCATTGTTGATACAGAGGAGCGGTTACAGACCTGAGCCCACCCAATACCCATGCAGCCAGGCAGGCCACAGTTTCGCCCAGAGCTCCAGGACATTTTCCACTGCCTCACCCTTTCAGAAAAGTATTGTCAATGGGTGGTATACGTGCCACAGTGGCGTGGACGCTTTCTCACCAAAGCAGTGTAATAACAACATATCATCCATTTGA
- the LOC121532195 gene encoding zinc finger protein ZIC 3: MTMLLDSGPQFPSLGVGGFGTPRHHEIGNRDPGLGLNPFADSSHSAAFKLSPVAHDIASSQTSAFTPQASGYAAALGHHHGGQVGSYGGGPFNSTRDFLFRNRGVGESAASSAQHGIFAASAGSLHGPPGISDNPGHLLFSGLHDQGVSHTSPSGHVVNSQMHLGLRGDIFGRPDPYRPVASPRTDPYGAQLHNYNHPMGMNMGMNVPTHHGPGAFFRYMRQPIKQEMSCKWIDENQMNRPKKTCERTFSTMHEMVTHVSMEHVGGPEQSNHICFWEDCPREGKSFKAKYKLVNHIRVHTGEKPFPCPFPGCGKIFARSENLKIHKRTHTGEKPFKCEFDGCDRRFANSSDRKKHMHVHTSDKPYICKVCDKSYTHPSSLRKHMKVHESQGSESSPAASSGYESSTPPVLVSANTEDPTKTPPSAVQNTSGHSDAGLPPNFNEWYV; the protein is encoded by the exons ATGACTATGCTCCTTGACAGCGGTCCGCAGTTCCCATCGCTAGGAGTGGGGGGTTTCGGAACACCGCGACACCATGAGATAGGGAACAGAGACCCAGGTTTGGGACTCAATCCCTTCGCTGATTCATCCCACTCTGCAGCTTTCAAACTCAGCCCGGTGGCTCACGATATAGCCTCCAGTCAGACTTCAGCTTTTACCCCGCAAGCCAGTGGATATGCAGCTGCCCTGGGACACCATCACGGCGGACAGGTGGGTTCGTACGGCGGTGGACCGTTCAATTCAACCCGGGACTTTCTATTCAGAAACCGTGGCGTTGGAGAGTCCGCTGCATCGAGTGCCCAGCATGGGATCTTTGCCGCTTCTGCGGGGAGCCTGCATGGACCCCCTGGAATCTCCGATAACCCAGGACATCTGTTGTTTTCAGGGCTCCATGACCAGGGCGTGAGCCATACTTCGCCAAGCGGACATGTAGTCAACAGTCAAATGCATCTTGGTTTACGCGGGGACATTTTTGGAAGACCCGACCCATACCGTCCGGTCGCCAGCCCTCGGACAGACCCCTATGGCGCTCAGCTCCACAACTACAACCACCCAATGGGAATGAATATGGGGATGAATGTGCCAACACACCACGGTCCTGGGGCCTTCTTTAGATACATGAGGCAACCCATAAAGCAAGAAATGTCCTGTAAATGGATAGATGAGAACCAGATGAACCGACCCAAAAAGACTTGCGAAAGGACTTTCAGCACAATGCACGAGATGGTGACGCACGTCTCCATGGAACACGTTGGCGGCCCCGAGCAAAGTAACCACATTTGCTTCTGGGAGGATTGCCCGAGAGAGGGGAAATCTTTTAAGGCCAAGTACAAACTCGTGAACCACATTCGagtgcacactggagagaaaccattCCCCTGTCCATTCCCTGGTTGTGGAAAAATATTCGCCAGGTCGGAAAATTTGAAAATTCACAAAAGAACACACACAG GTGAGAAGCCGTTTAAGTGCGAATTTGACGGCTGTGATAGACGCTTCGCCAACAGCAGTGACAGGAAAAAGCACATGCACGTGCACACTTCTGACAAGCCATACATCTGCAAAGTGTGCGACAAGTCCTACACGCACCCCAGCTCTCTCAGGAAACACATGAAG gtaCACGAGTCTCAAGGTTCTGAGTCCTCTCCAGCAGCAAGTTCTGGATATGAGTCGTCCACACCACCAGTTCTGGTGTCAGCGAACACTGAAGACCCAACAAAAACACCACCGTCAGCCGTGCAAAACACATCTGGGCACAGCGATGCAGGACTGCCACCCAACTTTAATGAATGGTACGTTTGA